In the Oryzias latipes chromosome 9, ASM223467v1 genome, one interval contains:
- the LOC101162373 gene encoding nucleolin 1 isoform X4, producing the protein MNNLPFHLKDHNYSGRRGQKRRWEQQDSSSDSDEEPPQSRLRTSAATSQPDRHWEQQDSSSDSDEEPPQLRLLRTSAATSQPDRHWEQQDSSSDSDEEPPQLRLLRTSAAAPQPDRHWEQQDSSSDSDEEPPQLRLLRTSAATSQPDRHWEQQDSSSDSDEEPPQLRLLRTSAAAPQPDRHWEQQDSSSDSDEEPPQLRLLRTSAAAPQSDVQPPALQQNARPAVSENLRLLATNATVLQQFIRGLLSESPYNPEMLSKTGKTQTLRSSSSLSKHQLED; encoded by the exons ATGAACAACCTTCCCTTTCATCTGAAAGACCACAACTACAGTGGAAGGAGGGGGCAGAAG AGACGCTGGGAACAGCAGGACAGCAGCTCTGACAGTGATGAGGAGCCTCCTCAGTCAAGACTGCGTACAAGTGCTGCTACTTCCCAGCCAGAT AGACACTGGGAACAGCAGGACAGCAGCTCTGACAGTGATGAGGAGCCTCCTCAGTTAAGGCTGCTGCGTACAAGTGCTGCTACTTCCCAGCCAGAT AGACACTGGGAACAGCAGGACAGCAGCTCTGACAGTGATGAGGAGCCTCCTCAGTTAAGGCTGCTGCGTACAAGTGCTGCTGCTCCCCAGCCAGAT AGACACTGGGAACAGCAGGACAGCAGCTCTGACAGTGATGAGGAGCCTCCTCAGTTAAGGCTGCTGCGTACAAGTGCTGCTACTTCCCAGCCAGAT AGACACTGGGAACAGCAGGACAGCAGCTCTGACAGTGATGAGGAGCCTCCTCAGTTAAGGCTGCTGCGTACAAGTGCTGCTGCTCCCCAGCCAGAT AGACACTGGGAACAGCAGGACAGCAGCTCTGACAGTGATGAGGAGCCTCCTCAGTTAAGGCTGCTGCGTACAAGTGCTGCTGCTCCCCAGTCAGAT GTTCAGCCTCCGGCCCTCCAGCAGAACGCTCGGCCTGCGGTGTCTGAAAATCTGCGTTTGTTGGCCACAAACGCTACTGTCCTTCAGCAATTTATCAGGGGATTGCTGAGTGAGTCGCCATACAACCCTGAGAT GCTTTCAAAAA caggaaaaacacaaactctcA gatcatcgTCCAGTTTAA GCAAACATCAGCTGGAGGATTAA
- the LOC101162373 gene encoding submandibular gland secretory Glx-rich protein CA isoform X1, producing the protein MNNLPFHLKDHNYSGRRGQKRRWEQQDSSSDSDEEPPQSRLRTSAATSQPDRHWEQQDSSSDSDEEPPQLRLLRTSAATSQPDRHWEQQDSSSDSDEEPPQLRLLRTSAAAPQPDRHWEQQDSSSDSDEEPPQLRLLRTSAATSQPDRHWEQQDSSSDSDEEPPQLRLLRTSAAAPQPDRHWEQQDSSSDSDEEPPQLRLLRTSAAAPQSDVQPPALQQNARPAVSENLRLLATNATVLQQFIRGLLSESPYNPEMLSKTGKTQTLRSSSSLSEFNFNYLNWFWGFTTVLTENSV; encoded by the exons ATGAACAACCTTCCCTTTCATCTGAAAGACCACAACTACAGTGGAAGGAGGGGGCAGAAG AGACGCTGGGAACAGCAGGACAGCAGCTCTGACAGTGATGAGGAGCCTCCTCAGTCAAGACTGCGTACAAGTGCTGCTACTTCCCAGCCAGAT AGACACTGGGAACAGCAGGACAGCAGCTCTGACAGTGATGAGGAGCCTCCTCAGTTAAGGCTGCTGCGTACAAGTGCTGCTACTTCCCAGCCAGAT AGACACTGGGAACAGCAGGACAGCAGCTCTGACAGTGATGAGGAGCCTCCTCAGTTAAGGCTGCTGCGTACAAGTGCTGCTGCTCCCCAGCCAGAT AGACACTGGGAACAGCAGGACAGCAGCTCTGACAGTGATGAGGAGCCTCCTCAGTTAAGGCTGCTGCGTACAAGTGCTGCTACTTCCCAGCCAGAT AGACACTGGGAACAGCAGGACAGCAGCTCTGACAGTGATGAGGAGCCTCCTCAGTTAAGGCTGCTGCGTACAAGTGCTGCTGCTCCCCAGCCAGAT AGACACTGGGAACAGCAGGACAGCAGCTCTGACAGTGATGAGGAGCCTCCTCAGTTAAGGCTGCTGCGTACAAGTGCTGCTGCTCCCCAGTCAGAT GTTCAGCCTCCGGCCCTCCAGCAGAACGCTCGGCCTGCGGTGTCTGAAAATCTGCGTTTGTTGGCCACAAACGCTACTGTCCTTCAGCAATTTATCAGGGGATTGCTGAGTGAGTCGCCATACAACCCTGAGAT GCTTTCAAAAA caggaaaaacacaaactctcA gatcatcgTCCAGTTTAAGTGAGTTtaactttaattatttaaattggTTTTGGGGATTCACAACAGTATTAACagaaaattctgtttaa
- the LOC101162373 gene encoding submandibular gland secretory Glx-rich protein CA isoform X2 gives MNNLPFHLKDHNYSGRRGQKRRWEQQDSSSDSDEEPPQSRLRTSAATSQPDRHWEQQDSSSDSDEEPPQLRLLRTSAATSQPDRHWEQQDSSSDSDEEPPQLRLLRTSAAAPQPDRHWEQQDSSSDSDEEPPQLRLLRTSAATSQPDRHWEQQDSSSDSDEEPPQLRLLRTSAAAPQPDRHWEQQDSSSDSDEEPPQLRLLRTSAAAPQSDVQPPALQQNARPAVSENLRLLATNATVLQQFIRGLLSESPYNPEMLSKRKTQTLRSSSSLSEFNFNYLNWFWGFTTVLTENSV, from the exons ATGAACAACCTTCCCTTTCATCTGAAAGACCACAACTACAGTGGAAGGAGGGGGCAGAAG AGACGCTGGGAACAGCAGGACAGCAGCTCTGACAGTGATGAGGAGCCTCCTCAGTCAAGACTGCGTACAAGTGCTGCTACTTCCCAGCCAGAT AGACACTGGGAACAGCAGGACAGCAGCTCTGACAGTGATGAGGAGCCTCCTCAGTTAAGGCTGCTGCGTACAAGTGCTGCTACTTCCCAGCCAGAT AGACACTGGGAACAGCAGGACAGCAGCTCTGACAGTGATGAGGAGCCTCCTCAGTTAAGGCTGCTGCGTACAAGTGCTGCTGCTCCCCAGCCAGAT AGACACTGGGAACAGCAGGACAGCAGCTCTGACAGTGATGAGGAGCCTCCTCAGTTAAGGCTGCTGCGTACAAGTGCTGCTACTTCCCAGCCAGAT AGACACTGGGAACAGCAGGACAGCAGCTCTGACAGTGATGAGGAGCCTCCTCAGTTAAGGCTGCTGCGTACAAGTGCTGCTGCTCCCCAGCCAGAT AGACACTGGGAACAGCAGGACAGCAGCTCTGACAGTGATGAGGAGCCTCCTCAGTTAAGGCTGCTGCGTACAAGTGCTGCTGCTCCCCAGTCAGAT GTTCAGCCTCCGGCCCTCCAGCAGAACGCTCGGCCTGCGGTGTCTGAAAATCTGCGTTTGTTGGCCACAAACGCTACTGTCCTTCAGCAATTTATCAGGGGATTGCTGAGTGAGTCGCCATACAACCCTGAGAT GCTTTCAAAAA gaaaaacacaaactctcA gatcatcgTCCAGTTTAAGTGAGTTtaactttaattatttaaattggTTTTGGGGATTCACAACAGTATTAACagaaaattctgtttaa
- the LOC101162373 gene encoding nucleolin 1 isoform X6, with the protein MNNLPFHLKDHNYSGRRGQKRRWEQQDSSSDSDEEPPQSRLRTSAATSQPDRHWEQQDSSSDSDEEPPQLRLLRTSAATSQPDRHWEQQDSSSDSDEEPPQLRLLRTSAAAPQPDRHWEQQDSSSDSDEEPPQLRLLRTSAATSQPDRHWEQQDSSSDSDEEPPQLRLLRTSAAAPQPDRHWEQQDSSSDSDEEPPQLRLLRTSAAAPQSDVQPPALQQNARPAVSENLRLLATNATVLQQFIRGLLSFQKQEKHKLSDHRPV; encoded by the exons ATGAACAACCTTCCCTTTCATCTGAAAGACCACAACTACAGTGGAAGGAGGGGGCAGAAG AGACGCTGGGAACAGCAGGACAGCAGCTCTGACAGTGATGAGGAGCCTCCTCAGTCAAGACTGCGTACAAGTGCTGCTACTTCCCAGCCAGAT AGACACTGGGAACAGCAGGACAGCAGCTCTGACAGTGATGAGGAGCCTCCTCAGTTAAGGCTGCTGCGTACAAGTGCTGCTACTTCCCAGCCAGAT AGACACTGGGAACAGCAGGACAGCAGCTCTGACAGTGATGAGGAGCCTCCTCAGTTAAGGCTGCTGCGTACAAGTGCTGCTGCTCCCCAGCCAGAT AGACACTGGGAACAGCAGGACAGCAGCTCTGACAGTGATGAGGAGCCTCCTCAGTTAAGGCTGCTGCGTACAAGTGCTGCTACTTCCCAGCCAGAT AGACACTGGGAACAGCAGGACAGCAGCTCTGACAGTGATGAGGAGCCTCCTCAGTTAAGGCTGCTGCGTACAAGTGCTGCTGCTCCCCAGCCAGAT AGACACTGGGAACAGCAGGACAGCAGCTCTGACAGTGATGAGGAGCCTCCTCAGTTAAGGCTGCTGCGTACAAGTGCTGCTGCTCCCCAGTCAGAT GTTCAGCCTCCGGCCCTCCAGCAGAACGCTCGGCCTGCGGTGTCTGAAAATCTGCGTTTGTTGGCCACAAACGCTACTGTCCTTCAGCAATTTATCAGGGGATTGCTGA GCTTTCAAAAA caggaaaaacacaaactctcA gatcatcgTCCAGTTTAA
- the LOC101162373 gene encoding nucleolin 1 isoform X8 has translation MNNLPFHLKDHNYSGRRGQKRRWEQQDSSSDSDEEPPQSRLRTSAATSQPDRHWEQQDSSSDSDEEPPQLRLLRTSAATSQPDRHWEQQDSSSDSDEEPPQLRLLRTSAAAPQPDRHWEQQDSSSDSDEEPPQLRLLRTSAATSQPDRHWEQQDSSSDSDEEPPQLRLLRTSAAAPQPDRHWEQQDSSSDSDEEPPQLRLLRTSAAAPQSDVQPPALQQNARPAVSENLRLLATNATVLQQFIRGLLSFQKEKHKLSDHRPV, from the exons ATGAACAACCTTCCCTTTCATCTGAAAGACCACAACTACAGTGGAAGGAGGGGGCAGAAG AGACGCTGGGAACAGCAGGACAGCAGCTCTGACAGTGATGAGGAGCCTCCTCAGTCAAGACTGCGTACAAGTGCTGCTACTTCCCAGCCAGAT AGACACTGGGAACAGCAGGACAGCAGCTCTGACAGTGATGAGGAGCCTCCTCAGTTAAGGCTGCTGCGTACAAGTGCTGCTACTTCCCAGCCAGAT AGACACTGGGAACAGCAGGACAGCAGCTCTGACAGTGATGAGGAGCCTCCTCAGTTAAGGCTGCTGCGTACAAGTGCTGCTGCTCCCCAGCCAGAT AGACACTGGGAACAGCAGGACAGCAGCTCTGACAGTGATGAGGAGCCTCCTCAGTTAAGGCTGCTGCGTACAAGTGCTGCTACTTCCCAGCCAGAT AGACACTGGGAACAGCAGGACAGCAGCTCTGACAGTGATGAGGAGCCTCCTCAGTTAAGGCTGCTGCGTACAAGTGCTGCTGCTCCCCAGCCAGAT AGACACTGGGAACAGCAGGACAGCAGCTCTGACAGTGATGAGGAGCCTCCTCAGTTAAGGCTGCTGCGTACAAGTGCTGCTGCTCCCCAGTCAGAT GTTCAGCCTCCGGCCCTCCAGCAGAACGCTCGGCCTGCGGTGTCTGAAAATCTGCGTTTGTTGGCCACAAACGCTACTGTCCTTCAGCAATTTATCAGGGGATTGCTGA GCTTTCAAAAA gaaaaacacaaactctcA gatcatcgTCCAGTTTAA
- the LOC101162373 gene encoding nucleolin 1 isoform X3, translating into MNNLPFHLKDHNYSGRRGQKRRWEQQDSSSDSDEEPPQSRLRTSAATSQPDRHWEQQDSSSDSDEEPPQLRLLRTSAATSQPDRHWEQQDSSSDSDEEPPQLRLLRTSAAAPQPDRHWEQQDSSSDSDEEPPQLRLLRTSAATSQPDRHWEQQDSSSDSDEEPPQLRLLRTSAAAPQPDRHWEQQDSSSDSDEEPPQLRLLRTSAAAPQSDVQPPALQQNARPAVSENLRLLATNATVLQQFIRGLLSESPYNPEMLSKTGKTQTLSKFPSLLILAYLCNKK; encoded by the exons ATGAACAACCTTCCCTTTCATCTGAAAGACCACAACTACAGTGGAAGGAGGGGGCAGAAG AGACGCTGGGAACAGCAGGACAGCAGCTCTGACAGTGATGAGGAGCCTCCTCAGTCAAGACTGCGTACAAGTGCTGCTACTTCCCAGCCAGAT AGACACTGGGAACAGCAGGACAGCAGCTCTGACAGTGATGAGGAGCCTCCTCAGTTAAGGCTGCTGCGTACAAGTGCTGCTACTTCCCAGCCAGAT AGACACTGGGAACAGCAGGACAGCAGCTCTGACAGTGATGAGGAGCCTCCTCAGTTAAGGCTGCTGCGTACAAGTGCTGCTGCTCCCCAGCCAGAT AGACACTGGGAACAGCAGGACAGCAGCTCTGACAGTGATGAGGAGCCTCCTCAGTTAAGGCTGCTGCGTACAAGTGCTGCTACTTCCCAGCCAGAT AGACACTGGGAACAGCAGGACAGCAGCTCTGACAGTGATGAGGAGCCTCCTCAGTTAAGGCTGCTGCGTACAAGTGCTGCTGCTCCCCAGCCAGAT AGACACTGGGAACAGCAGGACAGCAGCTCTGACAGTGATGAGGAGCCTCCTCAGTTAAGGCTGCTGCGTACAAGTGCTGCTGCTCCCCAGTCAGAT GTTCAGCCTCCGGCCCTCCAGCAGAACGCTCGGCCTGCGGTGTCTGAAAATCTGCGTTTGTTGGCCACAAACGCTACTGTCCTTCAGCAATTTATCAGGGGATTGCTGAGTGAGTCGCCATACAACCCTGAGAT GCTTTCAAAAA caggaaaaacacaaactctcAGTAAGTTCCCTTCTCTTTTAATTCTAGCATACttatgcaataaaaaataa
- the LOC101162373 gene encoding nucleolin 1 isoform X7, translating into MNNLPFHLKDHNYSGRRGQKRRWEQQDSSSDSDEEPPQSRLRTSAATSQPDRHWEQQDSSSDSDEEPPQLRLLRTSAATSQPDRHWEQQDSSSDSDEEPPQLRLLRTSAAAPQPDRHWEQQDSSSDSDEEPPQLRLLRTSAATSQPDRHWEQQDSSSDSDEEPPQLRLLRTSAAAPQPDRHWEQQDSSSDSDEEPPQLRLLRTSAAAPQSDVQPPALQQNARPAVSENLRLLATNATVLQQFIRGLLSFQKEKHKLSVSSLLF; encoded by the exons ATGAACAACCTTCCCTTTCATCTGAAAGACCACAACTACAGTGGAAGGAGGGGGCAGAAG AGACGCTGGGAACAGCAGGACAGCAGCTCTGACAGTGATGAGGAGCCTCCTCAGTCAAGACTGCGTACAAGTGCTGCTACTTCCCAGCCAGAT AGACACTGGGAACAGCAGGACAGCAGCTCTGACAGTGATGAGGAGCCTCCTCAGTTAAGGCTGCTGCGTACAAGTGCTGCTACTTCCCAGCCAGAT AGACACTGGGAACAGCAGGACAGCAGCTCTGACAGTGATGAGGAGCCTCCTCAGTTAAGGCTGCTGCGTACAAGTGCTGCTGCTCCCCAGCCAGAT AGACACTGGGAACAGCAGGACAGCAGCTCTGACAGTGATGAGGAGCCTCCTCAGTTAAGGCTGCTGCGTACAAGTGCTGCTACTTCCCAGCCAGAT AGACACTGGGAACAGCAGGACAGCAGCTCTGACAGTGATGAGGAGCCTCCTCAGTTAAGGCTGCTGCGTACAAGTGCTGCTGCTCCCCAGCCAGAT AGACACTGGGAACAGCAGGACAGCAGCTCTGACAGTGATGAGGAGCCTCCTCAGTTAAGGCTGCTGCGTACAAGTGCTGCTGCTCCCCAGTCAGAT GTTCAGCCTCCGGCCCTCCAGCAGAACGCTCGGCCTGCGGTGTCTGAAAATCTGCGTTTGTTGGCCACAAACGCTACTGTCCTTCAGCAATTTATCAGGGGATTGCTGA GCTTTCAAAAA gaaaaacacaaactctcAGTAAGTTCCCTTCTCTTTTAA
- the LOC101162373 gene encoding nucleolin 1 isoform X5 — translation MNNLPFHLKDHNYSGRRGQKRRWEQQDSSSDSDEEPPQSRLRTSAATSQPDRHWEQQDSSSDSDEEPPQLRLLRTSAATSQPDRHWEQQDSSSDSDEEPPQLRLLRTSAAAPQPDRHWEQQDSSSDSDEEPPQLRLLRTSAATSQPDRHWEQQDSSSDSDEEPPQLRLLRTSAAAPQPDRHWEQQDSSSDSDEEPPQLRLLRTSAAAPQSDVQPPALQQNARPAVSENLRLLATNATVLQQFIRGLLSFQKQEKHKLSVSSLLF, via the exons ATGAACAACCTTCCCTTTCATCTGAAAGACCACAACTACAGTGGAAGGAGGGGGCAGAAG AGACGCTGGGAACAGCAGGACAGCAGCTCTGACAGTGATGAGGAGCCTCCTCAGTCAAGACTGCGTACAAGTGCTGCTACTTCCCAGCCAGAT AGACACTGGGAACAGCAGGACAGCAGCTCTGACAGTGATGAGGAGCCTCCTCAGTTAAGGCTGCTGCGTACAAGTGCTGCTACTTCCCAGCCAGAT AGACACTGGGAACAGCAGGACAGCAGCTCTGACAGTGATGAGGAGCCTCCTCAGTTAAGGCTGCTGCGTACAAGTGCTGCTGCTCCCCAGCCAGAT AGACACTGGGAACAGCAGGACAGCAGCTCTGACAGTGATGAGGAGCCTCCTCAGTTAAGGCTGCTGCGTACAAGTGCTGCTACTTCCCAGCCAGAT AGACACTGGGAACAGCAGGACAGCAGCTCTGACAGTGATGAGGAGCCTCCTCAGTTAAGGCTGCTGCGTACAAGTGCTGCTGCTCCCCAGCCAGAT AGACACTGGGAACAGCAGGACAGCAGCTCTGACAGTGATGAGGAGCCTCCTCAGTTAAGGCTGCTGCGTACAAGTGCTGCTGCTCCCCAGTCAGAT GTTCAGCCTCCGGCCCTCCAGCAGAACGCTCGGCCTGCGGTGTCTGAAAATCTGCGTTTGTTGGCCACAAACGCTACTGTCCTTCAGCAATTTATCAGGGGATTGCTGA GCTTTCAAAAA caggaaaaacacaaactctcAGTAAGTTCCCTTCTCTTTTAA